A segment of the Campylobacter vulpis genome:
AAAATGCAAAAAGATTGTTTTTTGGCTCAAATTAAACTTGCTAGGGAATTTAAAAAACCTATTATTATCCATAGCCGTGAAGCAAATGAGGATACTTATCATATTTTAAAAGAACACGCAAAAGAGCTTTGTGGTGGGGTTTTGCATTGTTTTAATGCAAGTAAGCTTTTGCTTGATTTAGCAAATGATGGTTTTTATTTTGGTATAGGAGGGGTTTTGACCTTTAAAAATGCCAAAAATTTGGTAGAAATCTTACCTCAAATCCCTAAGGAAAAATTACTCATCGAAACAGACGCACCTTATCTTACCCCAGAGCCTTTTAGAGGGAGAAGAAATGAGCCTCTTTTGACTCATTTTGTCGCGGATAAAATGAGTGAGCTTTTAAAATTATCCAAACAAGAACTTTTGGAACTTTGCTTAAAAAATTCTAAGGATTTATTTTTTAAAGGAAAATGATGAAAAAAATTATTTTAATTTTATTGTTATTTACTTCGGCTTTTTCTCAAACTTATGCACCAGAGCATTATGAAAAACAAGTGCAAATTTTAAGACATTTAGACATTGAACCTGATTTTATGAGTGATTTGATTTTTGTGGAGGTGAGAAAGGATTTAGAGTCAAAACACGCGGGTGTTTTGGTAAATTCTGTGCAAAATTTTTCTAAAATCACTCCTATGATTAGAAAAATTTTATCTCAAGAAGAAGTTCCGGGAGAACTTTTATACCTTGCTATGGTAGAATCAGGCTTAAAAGTAGGAAGCGTTTCAAATGCTAAGGCTGCTGGCGTTTGGCAATTTATGCGTCCAACGGCGATAAAATTAGGGCTTAGGGTTGATGCTTATGTTGATGAAAGGCTG
Coding sequences within it:
- a CDS encoding TatD family hydrolase, with the protein product MFLNLEFKDEGKIIDTHCHLDDERYFDDLDELLRHSFNNGIEKIIIPGADLKDLPRACEIAHTYENVFFAAGVHPYELKGYDEELLKTYLKDEKCVAVGECGLDYYRLKDESEKKMQKDCFLAQIKLAREFKKPIIIHSREANEDTYHILKEHAKELCGGVLHCFNASKLLLDLANDGFYFGIGGVLTFKNAKNLVEILPQIPKEKLLIETDAPYLTPEPFRGRRNEPLLTHFVADKMSELLKLSKQELLELCLKNSKDLFFKGK